One stretch of Cohnella algarum DNA includes these proteins:
- a CDS encoding glycosyl hydrolase, with product MRTRSDGKAAATRAFEMEAFRSPASAYGIHPFWFWNGAMEDGEIVRQIEEMASGRLGGFFICPRQGLQIPYLSDLWFAKVRLAVATAARYGLEVWLYDEYPYPSGIAGGEVTLAHPEAKQYTLQHRTVPVPGGGTCDAMLPWARLLSARAVPIDAATGRRDWPRAVDVSRHVGNHQAEPVFQKAGLTAYNRKRFFTYDTVKRLAWTAPKGAESWEVHCFLEEEVKDFKYYGTFVDPCNEEAMAAFIALTHDRYAEELGEFFGSTIQGMFTDEIGLLGPMPWSPRLPDAFLARNGYDLLEHIHALYDSAAEGAARVRYDYYQTVHELLRSSYHKQVCDWCEKHGLRYAAEVPSVRMTTQRFSHVPGGDSGHEKLGRSLDWILGHGRCAYSLRYNPKMISSLANQLSRERVLIECFHSVGWSMTLQDARWMIDRLAALGTNFFNFHAFFYSIDGLAKHDAPPSQFYQNPYWSHFAKLGDYVRRISYVMSRGRPDRPIAVVDPTTTFWTHLGNPFHEFQYGGNDEAERAELERLKEAWAGVCKTLTIAQRDFDHLDPELLGEASIEEGTLRLGDARYEAVVLPPMTNLEEPAWRKLVAFREAGGLVIAVGELPTESLRPGDAVPAGMRAALTPVSPSSLVPLLEKRLPSAVRADSERKTLLLHRRLLKDGASLIFLTHQEDGWIAPVLRVAGEPGARGMRFELLDPETGESSPLAAERRPDGSWDVRLELAPYASALVHATPVHAAPVHVAPVHEDPVHAAPAAGASSAEASPPWPWRIESAGPWRVSADRANAVRFDKFVLSVEGAEGFVRAGLVEAKTFIDQCEDIASEEAFALPLRFRQLFGTPMRLGIAYPVRCRYEATFDVERLPEACFALRDAGAISGAHTLWVNDTPFAPDQFAPRFVYDHANRVRDVRNALRLGRNTIAVDVTVERDWDGVADAIYLFGDFGVRGGEQGVALTVLPEAAELRGGVTDGFPFFAGSLIFERTAAIDSLPVAADRFELRFEDWDEAIHDVVEIRVNGVSLGVRPWTPYVWFGPVELLRTGDNKVEVIVTNTLIGLLEGRTFDDRTHTLQPALR from the coding sequence ATGAGAACAAGATCGGATGGCAAAGCCGCGGCGACGCGAGCGTTTGAAATGGAGGCGTTCCGGTCGCCGGCTTCGGCTTACGGCATTCATCCGTTCTGGTTTTGGAACGGAGCGATGGAAGACGGCGAGATCGTTCGTCAGATCGAAGAGATGGCGTCCGGCCGGCTCGGAGGGTTCTTCATTTGCCCGCGGCAAGGCTTGCAAATCCCGTATTTATCGGATCTATGGTTCGCCAAGGTTCGGCTGGCGGTCGCGACGGCGGCCCGGTACGGGCTGGAGGTATGGCTGTATGACGAGTACCCGTACCCAAGCGGGATCGCGGGTGGAGAAGTGACGCTTGCGCATCCGGAGGCGAAGCAATATACGCTTCAGCATCGCACGGTGCCGGTTCCCGGCGGCGGCACGTGCGACGCGATGCTGCCATGGGCGCGGCTGCTTTCCGCGCGGGCGGTGCCGATCGACGCGGCGACGGGGCGGCGGGATTGGCCGCGGGCCGTGGACGTTTCCCGCCATGTCGGCAATCATCAGGCGGAGCCGGTGTTTCAGAAAGCCGGGCTGACCGCGTACAATCGAAAACGGTTTTTTACGTACGACACGGTCAAGCGGTTGGCATGGACGGCCCCGAAGGGAGCGGAGTCCTGGGAAGTCCATTGCTTCCTCGAGGAGGAAGTTAAGGATTTCAAGTATTACGGCACGTTCGTCGATCCTTGCAACGAAGAGGCGATGGCCGCCTTCATCGCGTTGACGCACGACCGGTACGCGGAAGAATTGGGCGAATTTTTCGGCTCGACGATTCAGGGCATGTTCACCGACGAGATCGGCCTGCTCGGACCGATGCCGTGGTCTCCGAGGCTGCCGGATGCGTTCCTTGCGCGAAACGGGTATGACCTTCTGGAGCATATTCATGCGCTCTACGATTCGGCGGCCGAGGGCGCTGCGCGGGTACGCTACGATTATTATCAAACCGTGCACGAGCTGCTGCGAAGCTCGTACCATAAGCAGGTTTGCGATTGGTGCGAGAAGCACGGCTTGCGTTACGCCGCCGAGGTGCCTTCGGTGCGCATGACGACGCAACGATTCAGCCATGTGCCGGGCGGAGACAGCGGCCACGAGAAGCTGGGGCGCTCGCTCGACTGGATTTTGGGCCACGGGCGCTGCGCGTACAGTCTGCGCTACAACCCGAAGATGATCAGTTCGCTCGCGAACCAGCTGTCCCGCGAGCGGGTGCTGATCGAATGCTTCCACAGCGTCGGCTGGTCGATGACGCTGCAGGACGCGCGGTGGATGATCGACCGATTGGCCGCGCTCGGAACGAACTTTTTCAATTTTCATGCCTTTTTTTATTCGATCGACGGACTCGCGAAGCACGACGCGCCGCCTTCCCAGTTTTATCAAAATCCGTATTGGTCGCATTTTGCGAAGCTGGGGGACTACGTGAGACGGATTTCTTACGTCATGAGCCGCGGGCGGCCGGACCGCCCGATCGCCGTCGTCGATCCGACCACGACCTTTTGGACGCATCTCGGCAATCCGTTTCACGAGTTTCAATACGGCGGAAACGACGAAGCGGAACGAGCCGAGCTCGAGCGGCTGAAAGAGGCATGGGCCGGCGTCTGCAAAACGCTGACGATCGCCCAGCGGGACTTCGACCATCTGGACCCGGAGCTGCTCGGGGAGGCCTCGATTGAAGAAGGGACTCTGCGTCTCGGGGACGCGAGATACGAAGCGGTCGTGCTGCCCCCGATGACGAATTTGGAGGAGCCGGCTTGGCGGAAGCTGGTCGCGTTTCGCGAGGCGGGCGGACTCGTCATCGCGGTCGGCGAGCTGCCGACCGAATCGTTGCGGCCCGGCGACGCCGTGCCTGCCGGGATGCGGGCGGCGCTGACGCCGGTTTCGCCGTCTTCGTTGGTGCCTTTGCTGGAGAAGCGGCTGCCGTCTGCCGTTCGCGCGGATTCGGAGAGAAAGACGCTTCTGCTGCATCGCCGTTTGTTGAAGGACGGCGCTTCGCTCATCTTTCTGACGCATCAGGAAGACGGATGGATCGCGCCTGTTTTGCGCGTGGCAGGCGAGCCGGGCGCCCGGGGGATGCGGTTCGAGCTGCTCGATCCCGAGACAGGCGAGTCGTCCCCGCTCGCCGCGGAGCGAAGGCCCGACGGGTCGTGGGACGTGCGGCTGGAATTGGCGCCGTATGCATCGGCCCTGGTGCACGCGACCCCGGTGCATGCGGCTCCGGTACATGTGGCCCCGGTGCATGAGGACCCCGTGCATGCGGCTCCGGCCGCGGGCGCAAGTTCGGCTGAGGCTTCGCCGCCGTGGCCGTGGCGGATCGAAAGCGCCGGACCGTGGCGCGTCTCCGCGGACCGAGCCAACGCCGTGCGGTTCGACAAGTTCGTCTTGTCGGTCGAGGGAGCGGAGGGCTTTGTCCGCGCGGGTCTCGTCGAGGCAAAGACGTTTATCGACCAATGCGAGGACATCGCTTCCGAAGAGGCGTTCGCTTTGCCGCTGCGGTTCCGCCAACTGTTCGGCACGCCGATGCGGCTGGGCATCGCCTATCCGGTCCGCTGCAGATACGAGGCAACGTTCGACGTCGAACGGCTGCCGGAAGCCTGCTTCGCGCTCCGGGACGCGGGCGCGATTTCCGGGGCGCATACGCTTTGGGTGAACGATACGCCGTTCGCTCCGGATCAATTCGCGCCTCGGTTCGTGTACGATCATGCCAACAGGGTCCGCGATGTTCGGAACGCGTTGCGGCTCGGGCGGAATACGATCGCCGTGGATGTCACGGTCGAACGGGACTGGGACGGGGTCGCGGACGCGATCTACCTGTTCGGCGACTTTGGCGTTCGCGGCGGAGAGCAGGGCGTCGCGTTGACGGTACTTCCGGAAGCGGCAGAGCTGCGGGGCGGCGTTACGGACGGGTTTCCGTTTTTCGCGGGCAGCCTGATTTTCGAGCGGACGGCGGCGATCGACAGCCTGCCGGTCGCCGCCGATCGCTTCGAGTTGCGGTTCGAAGACTGGGACGAAGCCATCCACGACGTCGTCGAAATACGGGTGAACGGCGTCTCGCTCGGCGTTCGTCCATGGACGCCGTACGTCTGGTTCGGACCGGTCGAGCTTCTTCGAACGGGCGACAACAAGGTCGAGGTGATCGTGACGAATACGCTGATCGGCCTGTTGGAAGGAAGGACGTTCGACGATCGGACGCATACGCTTCAGCCTGCGTTGCGCTAA
- a CDS encoding helix-turn-helix domain-containing protein, giving the protein MLRGHYRKSLLTFLIFASLPGLIVGGVLYIVSKNQIETELQQVHDEQFVQTVETMDEQFSYLEQSMAHWAFDPQFTENLKNLDFANNYQEIHEIYRTLLVMEGSNPLIGRVELYLREPASVVFTPDRYDRLTPERSEPYQALLSAEKSLYWSGGNGTVMLVHKIHSLGGADPFGALVLYLEKEKVLQLVQTLTPYNQGTSFLYDASKGQWLYTISEGNAPSKLDAVIMEEILRTEKSAETFLLDWESNRYSVTHGSFARMGVEWHYASAAPLTSITAPVIFLSKMILYTSGGLLLLAAVGSWFVSRRLYSPIDRLMKLAGVVKSEAGAERAARNEFELIETHWNHLSRESQILQRRLDEQLPQLREGFLMQLLHGYMYAYTDDELINRIESFGGEARDRRFCIVLIQLLGFSKLEGRFSDGDEGLVTFAAANMVEEIVATFPIRADVVNFQDLSLGLLVAIPSRMSREQFEEAVYRASEELLASIERYLKLQAVICIGRTTASIKSVPVLFEEAKLAAGFRHAGEGNLIIDIEKMDDAGRDHAPDYPFDLERQTLHAVRVGNADEAVAGVRAFVQAFAEAGVKEGALKQGMLHLLGSLLRVVLQSGLNAQQVYEGANLYEQLLHVRESDALPDWFDRKVIRPFIRELSQKQNAQMRQTIEKAAELLRESYRSDISLDSCADRLKISPFILSKMFKEIVGVNFIDYLTDIRLEKARELLRDTDLKISEVAESVGYQHSYFNRLFKKKEGVTPTHYREISRTGG; this is encoded by the coding sequence ATGCTCCGAGGACACTATCGCAAAAGCCTGCTCACGTTTCTTATTTTCGCCAGCCTGCCCGGCCTGATCGTGGGCGGGGTGCTGTATATCGTGAGCAAAAACCAAATCGAAACCGAGCTGCAGCAGGTGCATGACGAGCAGTTCGTCCAAACCGTGGAGACGATGGACGAACAGTTTTCGTATTTGGAACAGTCCATGGCGCATTGGGCGTTCGACCCTCAGTTTACCGAAAACCTGAAAAACCTCGATTTTGCGAATAACTACCAGGAAATTCACGAGATTTACCGGACGCTGCTCGTAATGGAAGGATCGAACCCGCTGATCGGCCGGGTCGAGTTGTATTTGCGGGAGCCCGCATCGGTCGTATTTACGCCGGATCGGTACGATCGTCTGACGCCGGAGCGAAGCGAGCCGTATCAAGCGCTCCTGTCCGCGGAGAAGTCGTTGTATTGGTCGGGCGGCAACGGGACGGTCATGCTGGTTCATAAGATCCACAGTCTAGGCGGGGCCGATCCCTTCGGCGCGCTCGTTTTGTATCTGGAAAAAGAAAAGGTTCTGCAGCTCGTCCAAACGCTTACGCCGTACAACCAGGGAACGTCCTTTCTGTATGACGCCTCCAAGGGCCAGTGGCTGTACACGATTTCGGAGGGAAACGCGCCGTCGAAGCTTGATGCCGTCATCATGGAAGAGATTTTACGAACCGAAAAAAGCGCCGAGACATTTTTGTTGGACTGGGAATCGAATCGGTACTCCGTCACGCACGGCAGCTTTGCGCGCATGGGCGTCGAATGGCATTACGCGTCGGCCGCGCCGCTTACGAGCATTACCGCGCCGGTCATTTTCCTTTCGAAAATGATTTTGTACACGAGCGGCGGCTTGCTGCTTTTGGCGGCCGTCGGCTCGTGGTTCGTCTCGCGGCGGCTGTACTCGCCGATCGACAGGCTGATGAAGCTGGCGGGCGTCGTCAAGTCCGAGGCCGGGGCGGAGCGGGCAGCGAGGAACGAGTTCGAGCTCATTGAAACCCACTGGAACCATCTGTCCCGCGAAAGCCAAATCCTGCAGCGGCGACTGGACGAACAGCTGCCGCAGCTGCGGGAAGGTTTTCTTATGCAGCTGCTTCACGGCTATATGTACGCGTATACGGACGATGAACTGATCAACCGGATCGAATCGTTCGGCGGCGAGGCTCGGGACCGTCGGTTCTGCATCGTGCTTATCCAGCTGCTCGGCTTCTCGAAGCTTGAGGGCCGATTCTCCGACGGCGATGAGGGACTCGTGACGTTCGCCGCCGCCAATATGGTGGAGGAGATCGTCGCCACGTTCCCGATCCGGGCGGACGTCGTCAACTTTCAAGACCTGTCGCTGGGGCTGCTGGTGGCGATTCCGAGCCGCATGTCGAGGGAGCAGTTCGAGGAAGCGGTCTACCGGGCGAGCGAGGAATTGCTCGCGTCGATCGAGCGGTACTTGAAGCTGCAGGCCGTCATCTGCATCGGCCGCACGACGGCCTCGATAAAGTCGGTGCCGGTTCTGTTCGAGGAGGCGAAGCTGGCGGCCGGCTTCCGTCACGCGGGGGAAGGGAATCTGATCATCGACATCGAGAAGATGGACGACGCCGGGCGCGACCATGCGCCGGATTACCCCTTCGATCTTGAGCGGCAGACGCTGCACGCCGTGCGAGTCGGCAACGCCGACGAGGCGGTTGCCGGCGTGCGCGCGTTTGTGCAGGCGTTCGCGGAGGCGGGGGTCAAGGAGGGGGCGTTGAAGCAGGGCATGCTGCATCTTCTCGGGAGCCTGCTGCGCGTCGTGCTGCAATCGGGCCTCAACGCCCAGCAAGTATACGAAGGCGCGAATCTGTACGAGCAGCTGCTGCACGTTCGCGAATCCGACGCGCTGCCCGATTGGTTCGACCGCAAGGTGATTCGCCCGTTCATTCGCGAGCTGTCGCAAAAGCAGAATGCGCAAATGCGGCAAACGATCGAGAAGGCGGCGGAGCTGCTGCGCGAATCGTACCGTTCGGATATTTCGCTCGATTCGTGCGCCGATCGATTGAAAATCAGCCCGTTTATTTTGAGCAAGATGTTTAAAGAAATCGTCGGCGTCAATTTCATCGATTACTTGACCGATATCCGGCTCGAAAAGGCGCGCGAGCTGCTGCGGGATACGGACCTAAAAATAAGCGAGGTGGCCGAAAGCGTCGGCTATCAGCACAGTTATTTCAACCGGCTGTTCAAAAAGAAGGAAGGCGTCACGCCGACCCATTATCGGGAAATAAGCCGAACCGGCGGCTGA
- a CDS encoding extracellular solute-binding protein, with product MIRLWKNRKKPAAWLLAGLMAMSAALSACGNGGGAGETQGGASSGPSSQAATPESIRIMSQFFGAAPPAADNPVELKIEEATNTKLDIEWVSANNYKDKFNVTLASGDIPDLILVANPSDPVFRKAAEQGAFWDVAPYIDQYPNLKDKIAPIAWEMTSIKGANYGVPRPRPVEGEAFYIIRKDWLENVGLPEPTTPEQLYEVMKAFTTQDPDGNGQNDTIGLAGQADPDGMGLLAEVERMFNRAYGEWKLQEDGTLVNLTVTPETRESLVYLTNAYREGLIPLDFASLKLSQVKDMFKAGKAGILVEKAGAMQEYYEALKATVPDLAFTDLYPLTNVNEYNPKGSGYSGLNAIPKTVSEDKMKRILAMLDSWSADGVFKLHQQGIEGIHHTLQNGEAVLNAEKITADAIGEYSQIVYVADPYASSVKVTFPDEAKELYKKIQDEREKTSVENVGAPLVSETGQSYLPEFRKTVQDLKTKVILGQKTIEDWDAFVASLASNETFKKMTEEINEAYKNK from the coding sequence ATGATTCGTCTATGGAAAAACAGGAAGAAGCCGGCGGCATGGCTGCTTGCCGGACTGATGGCCATGTCCGCCGCGCTGTCGGCGTGCGGCAACGGAGGCGGAGCCGGCGAAACGCAAGGAGGGGCGTCATCCGGGCCGTCGTCGCAGGCGGCAACGCCCGAGAGCATTCGAATCATGAGCCAGTTTTTCGGCGCGGCGCCGCCTGCCGCCGACAATCCGGTCGAGCTCAAGATCGAAGAGGCCACCAACACGAAATTGGACATCGAGTGGGTATCCGCAAATAACTATAAAGACAAGTTTAACGTCACGCTTGCCTCGGGCGATATTCCGGATTTGATTCTCGTTGCGAATCCGTCCGATCCGGTTTTCCGGAAAGCGGCGGAGCAAGGGGCTTTCTGGGATGTGGCGCCCTACATCGATCAGTACCCGAATTTGAAGGACAAAATCGCTCCGATCGCGTGGGAGATGACTTCGATCAAGGGCGCCAACTACGGCGTACCGCGCCCGCGGCCTGTCGAAGGAGAGGCGTTCTACATCATCCGCAAGGATTGGCTTGAGAACGTAGGGCTGCCGGAGCCGACGACGCCGGAACAATTGTACGAGGTTATGAAGGCGTTCACAACGCAGGATCCCGACGGCAACGGCCAAAACGACACGATCGGACTCGCCGGGCAAGCGGATCCGGACGGCATGGGCTTGTTGGCCGAGGTAGAGCGCATGTTCAATCGGGCATACGGCGAGTGGAAGCTTCAAGAAGACGGAACGCTGGTGAATTTGACGGTGACCCCGGAAACGCGCGAATCGCTTGTCTATTTGACGAATGCGTATCGCGAAGGGTTGATCCCGCTTGACTTCGCGTCGCTGAAGCTCTCGCAGGTCAAGGATATGTTCAAGGCGGGGAAAGCCGGCATTCTGGTCGAGAAGGCGGGCGCGATGCAGGAATATTACGAAGCCTTGAAAGCGACCGTGCCGGATTTGGCATTTACCGATCTGTATCCGCTTACGAATGTAAACGAATACAATCCGAAAGGCTCGGGTTACTCCGGTTTGAACGCGATTCCGAAAACGGTATCCGAGGACAAGATGAAGAGAATTCTGGCCATGCTCGACAGCTGGAGCGCGGACGGCGTCTTCAAGCTTCATCAGCAAGGCATCGAAGGCATCCACCATACGTTGCAGAACGGAGAAGCGGTGCTGAACGCCGAGAAGATCACCGCCGACGCGATCGGAGAATACAGCCAAATCGTATACGTCGCAGACCCTTATGCGAGCTCGGTGAAGGTGACGTTCCCCGACGAAGCGAAGGAGCTCTACAAGAAAATCCAGGACGAGCGGGAAAAGACGAGCGTCGAAAACGTCGGGGCCCCCTTGGTTTCGGAAACGGGTCAGTCGTATTTGCCGGAATTCCGCAAAACGGTGCAGGATTTGAAGACGAAGGTCATTCTCGGCCAGAAGACGATCGAAGACTGGGATGCTTTCGTCGCTTCGCTCGCATCGAACGAAACCTTCAAGAAGATGACGGAAGAAATAAACGAAGCCTATAAAAACAAGTAA
- a CDS encoding carbohydrate ABC transporter permease, which translates to MPSKRLGDRGFQMANAAVLGLLSIVTAFPLYYVFVVSFTDPIEYLQKPLVLFPERWSLASYSYLLSTPAFPKALGVSAFLATVGTACSLIVTSALAFTLSRRRMRGRRLIQLCILFTILFGPGIIPNYLLIKELSLINSIWSVILVSLTSGWYVILMRGFYDGIPEELDEAAAIDGCNDIASFFRIILPLSLPALAAFGLFFAVSFWNQYFNALLYLNDSDKWPIQVLLQNMLIDASSSSLGEVDPLMKPPPSETLKMAAVVIAIAPIVAVYPFLQKHFAKGAMVGSIKG; encoded by the coding sequence ATGCCGTCGAAAAGGCTTGGGGATCGCGGGTTTCAAATGGCAAATGCCGCCGTGCTCGGGCTTCTGTCGATCGTGACCGCGTTCCCCCTGTATTACGTGTTCGTCGTTTCCTTCACGGATCCGATCGAATATCTTCAGAAACCTCTTGTCCTGTTTCCGGAGCGGTGGTCGCTCGCATCGTACAGCTACCTGCTGTCGACGCCCGCCTTCCCGAAAGCGCTCGGCGTCAGCGCCTTCCTGGCGACGGTCGGCACGGCATGCAGCCTGATTGTCACGTCTGCGCTCGCCTTCACGCTGTCCCGGCGGCGGATGAGAGGACGTCGTTTAATCCAGCTGTGCATCTTGTTCACGATTCTGTTCGGCCCCGGCATCATCCCGAACTACTTGCTGATTAAAGAGCTGTCGCTCATCAACAGCATCTGGTCGGTCATCCTGGTCTCGCTTACGAGCGGATGGTACGTCATTCTGATGCGGGGCTTCTACGACGGCATACCGGAGGAGCTCGACGAGGCCGCCGCGATCGACGGCTGCAACGACATCGCTTCGTTTTTCCGGATCATTTTGCCGCTCTCGCTGCCGGCGCTGGCGGCTTTCGGGTTGTTTTTCGCCGTGTCCTTCTGGAACCAGTATTTTAACGCCCTGTTGTATCTGAACGACTCCGATAAATGGCCGATTCAGGTGCTGCTGCAGAACATGCTGATCGATGCGTCAAGCAGCAGCCTCGGAGAAGTGGATCCGCTCATGAAGCCTCCGCCAAGCGAAACGTTGAAGATGGCCGCCGTCGTCATCGCCATCGCCCCGATCGTCGCGGTCTATCCGTTCTTGCAGAAGCATTTCGCGAAAGGCGCCATGGTCGGTTCGATCAAGGGATGA
- a CDS encoding ABC transporter permease: protein MQGVRPAASKAASPGLWRSIVKDKYLYMLALPGLLYFLIFKYLPMWGILIAFQDYSPFLGMGKSEWVGLEHFQRFFSNPDFFMLFRNTMGISLMNLFLFFPLPIVLSLLLNEVRSELYKRTVQSIIYLPHFLSWVIIASLSFMLLSRADGVINQLLAAFGFERVDFLTNPDGFWLLLTIQSIWKEAGWGTIVFLAAMAGVNPQLYEAARMDGANRLRQMWHITLPAIRNVIVILLILRLGDIMEVGFEQVFLMYNGAVSEVGEVFDTYVYRVGVQQGEFSYSTAVGLFKSLVGLALVLLANSLAKRFGEEGVY from the coding sequence ATGCAAGGGGTGCGGCCGGCGGCGTCGAAAGCCGCTTCCCCCGGCTTATGGCGGAGCATCGTCAAAGACAAATATTTATATATGCTCGCCTTGCCGGGGCTTTTGTATTTCCTGATTTTTAAATATTTGCCGATGTGGGGCATCCTGATCGCGTTCCAGGACTACTCTCCGTTCCTTGGAATGGGAAAGAGCGAGTGGGTCGGCCTGGAGCACTTTCAGCGATTTTTCTCGAACCCCGATTTTTTCATGCTATTTCGCAATACGATGGGCATCAGCCTGATGAACCTGTTTCTCTTCTTCCCGCTGCCGATCGTGCTGTCGCTCCTGCTCAACGAGGTGCGCAGCGAGCTTTACAAACGGACGGTGCAATCGATCATTTATTTGCCGCACTTTCTCTCGTGGGTCATCATCGCCAGTCTCAGCTTCATGCTGCTCTCTCGGGCGGACGGCGTCATCAATCAGCTGCTGGCGGCATTCGGCTTCGAACGGGTGGACTTCCTGACCAATCCCGACGGATTCTGGCTCCTGTTGACGATCCAATCTATCTGGAAGGAAGCGGGCTGGGGCACGATCGTCTTTCTTGCCGCGATGGCGGGGGTCAATCCGCAGCTGTACGAAGCGGCTCGCATGGACGGCGCCAATCGCCTGCGCCAGATGTGGCACATTACGCTGCCGGCGATCCGGAACGTGATCGTCATCCTGCTGATCCTGCGTCTGGGAGACATCATGGAGGTCGGCTTCGAGCAAGTGTTCCTTATGTATAACGGAGCGGTGTCCGAAGTCGGCGAGGTGTTCGATACGTATGTCTATCGCGTCGGCGTTCAGCAGGGAGAATTCAGTTACAGCACCGCCGTGGGCCTCTTCAAATCGCTCGTCGGCCTTGCGCTCGTCCTGCTCGCCAACTCGCTCGCGAAGCGCTTCGGCGAAGAAGGCGTCTATTGA
- a CDS encoding response regulator transcription factor, translated as MKIVIVDDDPLVCQSLELLLGRERDIEVAGTASDGAAAIALCAKTQPDVALMDIRMPGADGIQATRQIKAQWPRIRIMMLTTFQDEQSIRLALLAGAEGYLIKSGKASGMAQQLRLLMSGTSVLDGDALKRLVQPDRERTEELTPREKEIAELVAHGCSNREIAAQLLIGEGTVRNTLSVVLDKLQLRDRTQLAIYYWRKPT; from the coding sequence ATGAAAATCGTCATCGTGGACGACGATCCGCTCGTCTGCCAAAGCCTGGAGCTGCTGCTCGGGCGCGAGCGGGACATCGAGGTGGCCGGCACGGCAAGCGACGGCGCCGCCGCGATCGCGCTTTGCGCGAAGACGCAGCCTGACGTCGCGCTGATGGATATCCGCATGCCCGGCGCCGACGGCATCCAGGCGACGCGCCAGATCAAAGCGCAATGGCCGCGAATCCGGATCATGATGCTGACGACGTTCCAGGACGAACAAAGCATTCGTCTCGCGCTGCTGGCCGGAGCCGAAGGCTATTTGATCAAGTCGGGCAAGGCAAGCGGCATGGCCCAGCAGCTGCGGCTGCTCATGTCCGGCACGTCGGTGCTGGACGGCGATGCGCTCAAACGGCTCGTGCAGCCGGACCGGGAACGGACGGAGGAGCTGACGCCGCGCGAGAAAGAGATCGCGGAGCTCGTCGCGCACGGCTGCTCCAACCGCGAAATCGCCGCCCAGCTTTTGATCGGCGAAGGAACCGTTCGCAATACGCTGTCCGTCGTTCTCGACAAGCTGCAGCTGCGCGACCGCACGCAGCTGGCCATTTATTATTGGCGGAAACCGACATAG
- a CDS encoding sensor histidine kinase, translating to MTNGPGGFGAASGSDAWTPGTGIALWRFAGLLLLAALWLSGRSGVAGVVLLLFLAIMAAARWRLALPGWTVLLDQAACLACTAAWPEAWYALALPAFEAALAGRLWLALPAASVLLLSDRPALISLAVLAQGALGGWAMRAWSVQLTASRREADRARRDRYELEHLKTELLQANVDAARLAALTERGRIAAELHDHAGHELTAAALALQAFDQLRKEGDPRADDLFGQAERRLASGTAYMRETVRAMIPATPVGADLLEEVCRDFAACPIRFHRFGDTARIPAYQWTILEACLKEALTNVARHADADRVDVSLDVGPHIVRLDVHDDGAAGPIGRSEGEAANEGGGIGLRNLRRRARAVGGSLSVDRSEGFKLVCVLPLEPEETEREGL from the coding sequence ATGACGAACGGACCCGGCGGGTTTGGCGCGGCGTCCGGATCGGACGCCTGGACGCCCGGAACCGGCATCGCGCTCTGGCGTTTCGCGGGATTGCTCCTGCTCGCCGCGCTTTGGCTGTCCGGCCGAAGCGGCGTCGCGGGAGTCGTCCTGCTGCTGTTTCTTGCGATCATGGCGGCGGCCCGCTGGCGGTTGGCGCTGCCCGGATGGACGGTGCTGCTCGACCAGGCGGCTTGTCTCGCTTGCACCGCGGCCTGGCCCGAGGCGTGGTACGCCCTGGCGCTGCCGGCGTTCGAAGCGGCGCTCGCCGGCAGGCTGTGGCTGGCGCTTCCGGCCGCAAGCGTTCTGCTGCTGTCCGATCGGCCCGCCCTGATCTCGCTTGCCGTGCTCGCGCAGGGGGCGTTGGGCGGCTGGGCGATGCGGGCGTGGTCGGTGCAATTGACCGCCAGCCGGCGGGAAGCCGACCGCGCGCGACGCGATCGTTACGAGCTGGAGCATCTGAAAACCGAGCTGCTGCAGGCGAACGTCGATGCGGCGCGGCTTGCGGCGCTGACCGAGCGCGGCCGGATTGCCGCCGAGCTGCACGACCACGCGGGGCACGAGCTGACCGCGGCTGCGCTGGCGCTTCAGGCGTTCGACCAGCTGCGGAAGGAGGGCGATCCGCGGGCGGACGACCTGTTCGGTCAAGCCGAGCGAAGGCTGGCGAGCGGCACGGCATATATGCGCGAGACGGTGCGCGCCATGATTCCGGCGACGCCGGTCGGCGCGGATCTTCTCGAAGAGGTATGCCGCGACTTTGCCGCCTGTCCGATCCGGTTTCACCGCTTCGGAGATACGGCGCGCATTCCCGCCTACCAGTGGACGATACTGGAGGCGTGCCTGAAAGAGGCGCTGACCAACGTTGCGCGCCATGCCGATGCCGACAGGGTCGACGTATCGTTGGACGTCGGTCCGCATATCGTGCGGCTTGACGTGCACGATGACGGCGCCGCGGGCCCGATCGGGCGGAGCGAAGGCGAAGCCGCGAACGAAGGCGGCGGCATCGGCCTGCGAAATTTGCGTCGGCGGGCGCGCGCCGTCGGCGGCAGCCTTTCCGTCGACAGGAGCGAGGGCTTCAAGCTGGTGTGCGTGCTGCCGCTGGAGCCGGAGGAAACGGAGCGCGAAGGCCTGTAA